The Flavobacterium marginilacus genome window below encodes:
- a CDS encoding RagB/SusD family nutrient uptake outer membrane protein yields the protein MKNYNKIYIHLILAATLVLSSSCNDNFLEEDLTTAYNKDYYKTEAGIQALAVGAYYQTFAAELAGEVPLTANESGTDEFHAGGDPSNWTWNSYSPSGFQAFVTVSNANTVAANTNWDNLYVGGIGNANQLIESATAIVSSNDAIKKTALGEGYFLRAFNYLKLVSQYGGVPLVLKTSSSVNLEYTRATPQQVFDQIIADFTQAYNLLSNAGFPAKITKDAAAHYLAKAYLARASEINDSWNASTKTADLQKVVTLSDEVISHHPLTANFGDLWNYTAADGANEKVSELILSAQFNANTLTTGGNQQHLYFLSTYDQLPQMKRNLAGGRPFSRLAPTYFMYDIYDQVNDSRFWKSFQTKSIVNNASGAVYKNGDLGIMYIVNNAADTRFAKTKNNDNPAILYKGKTIPSVYVAYAADKVGLMADVRFPSLSKYMDGNRVDLSVTKGSRDVVLARSAETYLMAAEAKVRLAKAGGAAFADALPYINTVRARAAYKSGENRALYADGSAAYTQTGQAGIPISYIPESSYYESNNIAATVTTATSLNITSIGALPASDEAVITKLGYSGDYDRMLCLVLNERSRELCGEFHRWEDLSRTKTLVARAKAYNIEAAANIKDYHNLRPIPQTFLDGIYANGAPLTAAQKKEMQNPGYN from the coding sequence ATGAAAAATTATAACAAAATATATATTCATTTAATTCTTGCGGCTACATTAGTACTTAGCAGCTCATGTAATGATAATTTCCTCGAAGAGGATTTGACTACAGCTTATAACAAGGATTATTACAAAACCGAAGCAGGAATTCAGGCTTTAGCAGTTGGGGCTTATTACCAAACATTTGCAGCCGAATTAGCTGGAGAAGTTCCTCTTACAGCAAATGAGTCAGGTACAGATGAATTTCATGCTGGAGGAGATCCTTCGAATTGGACTTGGAATTCTTATTCTCCTTCAGGTTTTCAGGCTTTTGTGACTGTGTCTAATGCTAATACTGTTGCGGCGAATACGAATTGGGACAATTTGTATGTTGGTGGAATTGGTAATGCCAATCAGTTAATTGAATCCGCTACAGCAATTGTATCCAGCAATGATGCTATTAAGAAAACGGCATTGGGAGAAGGATATTTTTTAAGAGCTTTTAATTATTTAAAATTAGTAAGTCAATATGGTGGTGTGCCATTAGTATTGAAGACTAGTTCATCAGTAAATTTAGAATATACCAGAGCAACTCCGCAGCAAGTTTTCGATCAGATAATAGCTGATTTTACTCAAGCGTATAATTTATTAAGCAATGCCGGATTTCCTGCTAAAATAACAAAAGATGCCGCTGCTCATTATTTAGCAAAAGCTTATTTAGCCCGTGCTAGTGAAATTAATGATTCTTGGAATGCTTCTACAAAAACTGCTGATCTGCAAAAAGTAGTTACGTTATCTGATGAAGTTATTTCTCACCATCCATTGACAGCAAACTTTGGAGATTTATGGAATTATACTGCTGCGGATGGTGCAAATGAAAAAGTTTCGGAATTAATCTTGTCAGCACAGTTTAATGCGAATACTTTGACTACTGGAGGAAATCAGCAACACCTGTATTTCCTTTCTACATATGATCAGTTACCTCAAATGAAGCGTAATCTTGCAGGCGGAAGACCATTTAGCCGTTTAGCTCCTACTTATTTTATGTATGATATATACGATCAGGTAAACGATTCTCGTTTTTGGAAAAGTTTTCAAACCAAAAGTATTGTTAATAATGCTTCAGGAGCAGTTTATAAAAATGGGGATCTAGGTATTATGTATATTGTTAATAATGCTGCTGACACTCGTTTTGCAAAAACTAAAAATAACGATAATCCAGCGATACTCTACAAAGGAAAAACAATTCCAAGTGTATATGTAGCTTATGCAGCAGATAAAGTTGGATTAATGGCGGATGTTCGTTTTCCTTCTTTAAGTAAGTATATGGATGGAAATAGAGTTGATTTGAGTGTTACAAAAGGATCTCGTGATGTGGTTTTAGCGCGCTCGGCAGAGACCTATTTAATGGCAGCCGAAGCAAAAGTACGTTTAGCAAAAGCAGGTGGAGCTGCGTTTGCAGATGCATTGCCTTATATTAACACTGTTCGTGCACGTGCTGCTTATAAAAGTGGAGAAAATCGTGCTCTTTATGCAGATGGAAGTGCAGCCTATACACAAACTGGACAGGCAGGAATTCCAATATCTTATATTCCGGAAAGTTCTTACTACGAGTCCAATAATATTGCAGCTACAGTTACTACAGCAACAAGTTTGAATATAACTAGTATTGGAGCTTTGCCTGCGAGTGATGAAGCAGTAATTACTAAGTTAGGATATTCTGGTGATTATGACAGAATGTTATGTTTGGTTTTGAATGAGCGATCTAGAGAACTTTGTGGAGAGTTTCACCGCTGGGAAGATTTAAGCAGAACCAAAACTTTGGTGGCTAGAGCAAAAGCATATAATATTGAAGCGGCTGCAAATATTAAAGATTACCATAATTTGAGACCTATTCCTCAAACTTTCTTAGACGGAATATATGCTAATGGAGCTCCTTTAACAGCAGCTCAGAAAAAAGAAATGCAGAATCCAGGATATAACTAA